A single Anopheles arabiensis isolate DONGOLA chromosome 2, AaraD3, whole genome shotgun sequence DNA region contains:
- the LOC120898514 gene encoding cecropin-B1-like: MNVSKLFVIVLLATLLLLDGQAEAGHLKKFGKKLEKVGKNVFHAVEKVVPVLQGIQDLREKKNGQRG; the protein is encoded by the exons ATGAACGTATCGAAGCTGTTTGTTATCGTCCTGCTggccacgctgctgctgcttgatggTCAAGCCGAGGCGGGCCATCTGAAAAAGTTTGGCAAAAAATTG GAAAAGGTTGGCAAAAATGTGTTCCACGCAGTGGAAAAGGTAGTGCCCGTACTGCAGGGTATACAGGATTTGCGTGAGAAGAAGAACGGTCAAAGGGGTTAG